TATTTTTCATTTTTATTTTATTAGAAGCTATTATACAATCATCGATTACTTTTCCAATTGTCTTTTCCTCATTTAATGTGGGTATCACAATAGCTAATTCGCCCATCAATTTACCTCACAGATCTTATCTTTTATAGTTTTACTAGAAACCCTAGAATTTGCCCCTATAACTGAGTTTATTATAGTCGACAAGTTAACTATAGAGTTTGGTAGGATAACAGAATTATCGATATGGGAACTAGTAATCTTACAATTTTTCCCAATAATAGCATTGTTTCCTATTTCACATTGCCCGTCTATTTGGCAGTTCTCACCGATAAATGATTTACCTTTTAGCAGTAAGGAATTTGCTTCTAGATAAGATCCTCGATCCCCTATATCAATCCACTTGCCACCCATCACTTTCCCATAGACAGGGTGCCCCATCCTTACTGCAAACTCAATAAATTTTCCGGGGCTATCAACATAGCCGTTATCAACGGCTTTCCTAAGCAGAGGGATAGCTTCTTTAGGATAAATATAAAGTGCTGTCGATACAAGTGAAGATTTTGGTTTTTTTGGCTTTTCTTCAAAATTCTTGATATAATTATTCTCAAGCGTTATCTCTGAATAAAGCTTTACCTTCTCCATATCTTTTAGATCGTAGAGCCCAACTGTTAGTGAATTTGACTTTTTATATGTATCAACTAGCTCTTTGATTGAAAAGTCAAAGTAGTTGTCCCCCGCACAGACCAATAGGTCATCACTTATCCCCTTACTATCAATTAGATACAATATTGCTCTTAAAGCGCCTAGCTTCTCAGATTCAGCCCTAGCTGGCTCAATAAAAACTTCAAATCTTTCGCCCAATCTAGAAGAAGCTAAAAAGCTCCTGTAATCATCTTCAAAAAGACTTGAAGTTGTAATGTAAATTTTATCAAGACCTTTTATCTTAGATAATTTATCGCAGACATGCTCTAAGCATGGTTTATCACCTAGCGGTAGCAAAGGCTTACTATAGGTAAGGAGTTTCATTCGTGTGGCAAAGCCGCCTGCCAGGATAATACCGATCATTTCACTCAACTGTATGTTCTTTCCCAGTAGTAGCCTTTCTTACCTGTGCTTTTATCAACTTCAGCATACATGATGTAATGCGCTATCTTATCTGCATCTGTTATTGCACTTCCCTTTTGCAGCGTCTCAAGGTCATCCCAGACCTCTAGCCAGATCTTTGTTTCCTTAATATCATTTACTAGAAAGTCTACAAGGTCCTTAACTTGCGTTCTAGTAGCAGATGAGCTTACAATGATTACCATAGTTCTTCTGCCATCTTGCTCAATCCTATCTATATATGTCCTATATGCAATCAGCTCTTTGTATTGTGCTGCTGGTTCCTCAGGTGTAGTTGTAGTCTTTTTT
The window above is part of the Methanofastidiosum sp. genome. Proteins encoded here:
- a CDS encoding NDP-sugar synthase, which encodes MIGIILAGGFATRMKLLTYSKPLLPLGDKPCLEHVCDKLSKIKGLDKIYITTSSLFEDDYRSFLASSRLGERFEVFIEPARAESEKLGALRAILYLIDSKGISDDLLVCAGDNYFDFSIKELVDTYKKSNSLTVGLYDLKDMEKVKLYSEITLENNYIKNFEEKPKKPKSSLVSTALYIYPKEAIPLLRKAVDNGYVDSPGKFIEFAVRMGHPVYGKVMGGKWIDIGDRGSYLEANSLLLKGKSFIGENCQIDGQCEIGNNAIIGKNCKITSSHIDNSVILPNSIVNLSTIINSVIGANSRVSSKTIKDKICEVN